A DNA window from Deinococcus malanensis contains the following coding sequences:
- a CDS encoding NCS2 family permease has product MTPPPPGPTVPRGSLDAFFGLSAHGSNVPQEVRAGITTFLTMSYILFVNPQVLSSAINVPNAFVQLLMATAVAAAIGSLAMGLVAKYPFAQAPGMGLNAFFAFTVVLGLEVPWQTALGAVFISGVLFVLLSVLGARHAIVRAIPLSLKFAITAGIGAFLAFLGLRSAGIVVNNDATLLGLGNLTAPSAWLAVLGLIVTAVLMARRVTGAILYGILLTTLVAVITRVPVYVGGAEGALQAFPGLTGRVLGIFDAPVWPADLVGQLDIAGALGLGLLSVVFTFFFVDFFDATGTLTGLAQKTGALDENGDMPRARRTFAMDGLAAMFGAFMGTSTTTAYIESASGIGEGGRTGLTAVTVGVLFLLSMFLWPLAAAIPAAATAPALILVGALMMEGVRHIDWDDISVSLPAFLTVIVMPLTFSIANGVSLGVIAYCAIRALSGRAREVSPILYVIAALLLARYVFLAAE; this is encoded by the coding sequence ATGACACCACCACCGCCCGGCCCCACCGTCCCCCGGGGTTCCCTCGACGCCTTTTTCGGCCTCAGTGCCCACGGCAGCAACGTGCCACAGGAAGTGCGTGCCGGAATCACGACCTTCCTGACCATGAGCTACATCCTGTTCGTGAACCCGCAGGTATTGTCCAGCGCCATCAACGTGCCGAACGCCTTCGTGCAGTTGCTGATGGCCACGGCTGTTGCGGCGGCCATCGGTTCCCTGGCTATGGGTCTGGTGGCCAAATACCCGTTTGCTCAGGCACCGGGCATGGGCCTCAACGCCTTTTTTGCGTTCACGGTGGTTCTGGGTTTAGAAGTGCCCTGGCAGACTGCCCTGGGCGCTGTCTTTATCAGCGGGGTGCTGTTCGTGCTGCTGAGCGTGCTGGGTGCCCGGCACGCCATTGTGCGGGCCATCCCCTTAAGCCTCAAATTCGCCATTACGGCCGGTATCGGGGCCTTTCTGGCGTTTCTGGGGCTGCGCAGCGCCGGAATTGTGGTCAACAACGACGCCACCCTGCTGGGGCTGGGCAACCTCACAGCGCCCAGCGCCTGGCTGGCTGTCCTGGGCCTGATCGTCACTGCGGTGCTGATGGCCCGCCGGGTCACGGGCGCCATTCTGTACGGCATCCTGCTGACCACCCTGGTCGCGGTGATCACACGCGTGCCGGTGTACGTCGGGGGAGCGGAAGGCGCCCTGCAGGCGTTTCCTGGGCTGACCGGGCGCGTCCTGGGTATTTTCGATGCGCCGGTGTGGCCAGCCGACCTGGTCGGGCAGCTGGACATCGCCGGAGCCCTGGGACTGGGACTGCTGAGCGTGGTGTTCACATTCTTCTTCGTCGATTTCTTCGATGCCACTGGCACATTGACTGGTCTGGCCCAGAAAACCGGCGCCCTGGACGAGAACGGTGACATGCCGCGTGCCCGCCGCACCTTCGCGATGGACGGTCTGGCCGCCATGTTCGGCGCCTTCATGGGCACGAGTACGACCACCGCCTACATCGAGTCGGCCAGCGGTATTGGAGAAGGAGGGCGCACTGGTCTGACTGCCGTCACTGTGGGTGTGCTGTTTCTGCTCAGTATGTTCCTGTGGCCCCTGGCAGCGGCCATTCCTGCGGCGGCGACTGCCCCAGCCCTGATTCTGGTGGGCGCCCTGATGATGGAAGGAGTGCGGCACATCGACTGGGACGACATCAGCGTCAGCCTTCCGGCCTTCCTGACAGTCATCGTTATGCCGCTGACCTTCAGCATCGCCAACGGCGTGAGCCTGGGCGTGATCGCTTACTGTGCCATCCGGGCGCTGAGTGGCCGGGCCCGCGAAGTGAGTCCGATCCTTTACGTGATTGCTGCGCTGCTGCTGGCGCGTTACGTGTTTCTGGCCGCCGAGTAG
- the sodA gene encoding superoxide dismutase [Mn] produces MAYELPQLPYAYDALEPHIDTRTMEIHHTKHHQAYVDNANKALEGSEMASLPVEELIQKLDQVPAEKKTVLRNNAGGHANHSLFWQVMGQGKGGQPSGELMEAINAAFGSFDAFKTKFEDAAKTRFGSGWAWLVVKDGSLAVVSTANQDNPLMGEAIAGASGTPILGVDVWEHAYYLNYQNKRPDYLSAFWNVVNWDEVSRRYAAAR; encoded by the coding sequence ATGGCTTATGAACTTCCCCAGCTGCCCTATGCCTACGACGCCCTGGAACCCCACATCGATACCCGCACCATGGAGATCCACCACACCAAGCATCACCAGGCTTACGTGGACAACGCCAACAAGGCGCTCGAAGGCAGCGAAATGGCCAGCCTGCCGGTCGAGGAACTGATCCAGAAACTCGATCAGGTGCCCGCTGAGAAGAAGACTGTGCTGCGTAACAATGCCGGTGGACACGCCAACCACAGCCTGTTCTGGCAGGTCATGGGCCAGGGCAAGGGTGGTCAGCCCAGCGGTGAACTGATGGAGGCGATCAACGCCGCCTTCGGTTCGTTTGACGCTTTCAAAACGAAGTTCGAAGACGCCGCCAAGACCCGCTTCGGTTCCGGCTGGGCGTGGCTGGTCGTCAAGGACGGCAGCCTGGCCGTCGTGAGCACGGCCAACCAGGACAACCCGCTGATGGGTGAGGCCATCGCCGGCGCCAGCGGCACCCCGATCCTGGGCGTGGACGTCTGGGAGCATGCCTACTACCTCAACTACCAGAACAAGCGCCCTGATTACCTCAGCGCCTTCTGGAATGTCGTCAACTGGGACGAAGTTAGCCGCCGTTACGCTGCTGCCAGGTAG
- a CDS encoding chlorite dismutase family protein, with amino-acid sequence MMVDLDPSGQVTQRDPDRAQRQFLNYAFFKLDPAFRRLPQAERDEIKAEFLAAASSWTEDAPAEKGLIQRSYGLAGVRGDVDLMLWRIAFDLREFQEAQARLNRTRLMGYLSQPYNYIAMQKRSQYVNRIEGSGHGLEILPGQGKYLFIYPFIKTRAWYDLTPHARQGMMDEHIYASGPFKGVRINTSYSYGIDDQEFVVSFDSDYPQEFVDLVHRLRYTEASNYTLSDTPMFTCLKKDLSDVLNDLA; translated from the coding sequence ATGATGGTGGACCTTGATCCCAGCGGCCAGGTGACGCAACGCGATCCGGACCGCGCTCAGCGGCAGTTCCTGAATTATGCGTTCTTCAAGCTGGACCCGGCATTCCGGCGTCTGCCGCAGGCGGAACGCGACGAGATCAAGGCAGAGTTCCTGGCTGCAGCCAGCAGCTGGACCGAAGATGCCCCCGCCGAAAAAGGGCTCATTCAGCGCAGCTACGGTCTAGCGGGCGTGCGTGGTGACGTGGACCTGATGCTGTGGCGCATTGCCTTTGATCTGCGCGAGTTTCAGGAGGCCCAGGCACGGCTTAACCGCACCCGTCTGATGGGTTACCTGTCTCAGCCCTACAACTACATCGCCATGCAGAAGCGCAGCCAGTACGTCAACCGGATCGAGGGCAGCGGTCACGGCCTGGAAATTCTGCCTGGACAGGGCAAGTATCTGTTTATCTACCCGTTTATCAAGACCCGGGCCTGGTACGACCTCACCCCTCACGCCCGCCAGGGCATGATGGACGAGCACATCTACGCCTCCGGGCCGTTCAAAGGGGTGCGCATCAACACCAGTTACTCCTACGGCATCGACGATCAGGAGTTCGTGGTCAGCTTCGATTCCGATTATCCGCAGGAATTCGTGGATCTGGTGCACCGCCTGCGCTACACCGAGGCAAGCAATTACACCCTGTCCGACACGCCGATGTTCACCTGCCTGAAAAAGGACCTCAGCGACGTCCTGAATGACCTGGCCTAA
- a CDS encoding VOC family protein, with product MLKHVSFLTRELSTTLAFYEQLGAVTEKRVVTSEGYGRAVLSLGGGRLQLFEVAGEMPQPHPHWAEHIAIHVRDLQQLLPVLRDAGVRVTRDLQLSPGGRDMAFVLDPDGRQVELLEAD from the coding sequence ATGCTCAAACACGTCTCCTTCCTGACACGCGAACTGTCAACCACCCTGGCCTTTTATGAGCAGCTGGGCGCCGTCACGGAAAAGCGGGTCGTGACGTCAGAGGGCTACGGGCGCGCTGTGTTGAGTCTGGGCGGAGGACGCCTGCAACTGTTTGAGGTTGCTGGCGAGATGCCACAGCCGCACCCACACTGGGCCGAGCACATTGCAATTCATGTTCGTGACCTGCAGCAGCTTCTGCCGGTGCTCCGGGATGCGGGCGTGCGGGTAACCCGCGACCTTCAGCTGAGCCCCGGTGGCCGTGACATGGCCTTCGTGCTCGATCCGGACGGACGGCAGGTCGAGTTGCTGGAAGCCGACTGA
- a CDS encoding AI-2E family transporter encodes MTSPPRLNAFQHAWRSPWVRLLVFLLLFWLAYRLFSQVRTVVVDFAVAFLIAYLTNPLLNWLERGRVRRGLGVFFVLLVFIGIFGLAGMLLATVSGQLVQLFEKLPDLIGTFGETLDRWSQWLGERGIRGLDNVRERLIASSQEYVQNIGDNIVPILQNALNSSGTLFNSLLSIGGVFGHVLLILLLSVYLMLDYSRVNSAMLHAFPRPWQPRVLEISDLVGTAVGGYVRGQLLIATFIGVFVWLGLSLVGIPSAAAIGFLAGAFNIVPYLGPIIGATPALLLALTLPNVLLKVILVFVVFAAANQIESNFLSPYILSKTTDLHPITVLVAILVGVALLGFAGALLAVPTVALGKLLLQKYYYPSRIYTDGP; translated from the coding sequence GTGACCAGTCCTCCACGTCTGAACGCGTTCCAGCATGCCTGGCGCAGTCCCTGGGTCCGCCTGCTGGTATTTCTGCTGCTCTTCTGGCTGGCCTACCGCCTGTTTTCCCAGGTACGGACGGTCGTGGTGGATTTTGCTGTGGCCTTCCTGATCGCCTACCTGACCAACCCGCTGCTCAACTGGCTCGAGCGCGGTCGGGTACGGCGTGGATTGGGTGTGTTCTTTGTCCTGCTGGTGTTTATAGGTATTTTCGGGCTGGCAGGAATGCTGCTGGCCACGGTCTCAGGCCAGCTGGTACAGCTCTTCGAAAAGCTGCCGGACCTGATCGGAACCTTCGGCGAAACACTTGACCGCTGGAGCCAGTGGCTGGGAGAGCGCGGCATCCGTGGGCTCGACAACGTCCGTGAGCGGCTCATCGCCAGCTCTCAGGAGTACGTGCAGAACATCGGCGACAATATCGTGCCGATCCTTCAGAACGCCCTGAATTCCAGCGGAACACTGTTCAACAGCCTGCTGTCCATTGGCGGGGTCTTCGGACACGTGCTGCTGATTCTGCTGCTCAGTGTTTACCTGATGCTGGACTACAGCCGGGTCAACAGCGCCATGCTGCACGCCTTTCCACGACCCTGGCAGCCCAGAGTTCTGGAGATCAGTGATCTGGTAGGCACTGCAGTAGGCGGCTACGTCCGCGGACAACTGCTGATTGCCACCTTTATTGGTGTGTTTGTCTGGCTGGGCCTGAGCCTGGTAGGCATTCCCAGTGCAGCGGCCATCGGGTTCCTGGCCGGGGCATTCAACATCGTGCCGTACCTGGGACCGATCATCGGCGCCACGCCCGCTCTGCTGCTGGCGCTGACACTGCCCAACGTGCTTTTGAAGGTCATTCTCGTGTTCGTGGTTTTTGCTGCGGCCAATCAGATCGAAAGCAACTTCCTCAGTCCGTACATCCTGAGCAAGACCACTGACCTGCATCCCATCACCGTGCTGGTAGCGATTCTGGTGGGTGTGGCACTGCTGGGGTTTGCCGGCGCGCTTCTGGCCGTTCCCACCGTGGCGCTGGGGAAGTTGCTGCTCCAGAAGTACTACTATCCCAGCCGCATCTACACCGACGGCCCCTAG
- a CDS encoding helix-turn-helix domain-containing protein, protein MSFGDTLRQAREAQGLSTQDVALRTKIRGDYLRALEDGNIALLPERTFARSYLQRYARELNLDPTPLLADFDRSVPSTQDLGMTRGGRTSVPPKTRRSLPLAALLAGVLVLGAAGYATYWFLGPGTGTQAGSAPAGNTQATGTPVAVPPSEPAATPAVPEPARTVNLSVSSVPSGARVYLDNRDLGLTPLRSFPVDAREDAQLRVEYTGRQPLKQSVSLTRGRNLRARLLPSGQGVSVLTDLAAPKPKPVAKPKPPAVAPGTALPGDTATTPPAAPTPATPVSVQFTAEAWTRVTDASGRVLYEGTPPVGTRKGFPAGVTVRTGNAGAVQVSVKGAAPKALGEAGQVVSRQF, encoded by the coding sequence ATGAGCTTTGGCGACACGCTCCGTCAGGCACGTGAAGCCCAGGGGCTGAGCACGCAGGATGTAGCCCTGCGCACCAAGATCCGTGGCGACTACCTCCGCGCCCTGGAGGACGGCAACATCGCCCTGCTGCCTGAACGGACCTTCGCGCGTTCCTATCTGCAGCGCTATGCCCGTGAGCTGAACCTGGACCCTACTCCCCTGCTCGCGGACTTTGACCGCAGTGTGCCGTCCACACAGGATCTGGGCATGACGCGGGGAGGACGGACCTCAGTGCCCCCCAAGACCCGCCGGTCTCTCCCTCTGGCCGCCCTATTGGCCGGGGTTCTGGTGCTGGGAGCCGCTGGGTACGCGACCTACTGGTTCCTGGGACCCGGCACCGGCACACAGGCCGGCAGCGCTCCAGCAGGCAACACCCAGGCCACCGGCACCCCGGTAGCTGTTCCGCCCAGTGAGCCCGCAGCCACGCCCGCAGTTCCTGAGCCGGCACGCACGGTCAACCTTTCGGTCAGCAGTGTGCCCAGCGGCGCCAGGGTGTATCTGGACAACCGTGACCTGGGGCTCACGCCGCTGCGCTCCTTCCCGGTAGACGCGCGTGAAGACGCTCAGCTGCGGGTGGAATACACCGGAAGACAGCCACTCAAGCAGAGCGTATCGCTGACCCGGGGCCGCAACCTGCGCGCGCGGCTGCTTCCTTCTGGACAAGGTGTGAGTGTATTGACGGATCTGGCAGCCCCCAAACCCAAACCCGTGGCCAAACCCAAACCCCCCGCTGTAGCCCCTGGCACTGCTCTACCCGGTGACACGGCGACCACCCCACCCGCTGCCCCAACGCCGGCCACGCCCGTTAGCGTGCAGTTCACTGCGGAGGCCTGGACCCGGGTCACGGATGCCAGCGGCCGCGTGCTGTACGAGGGCACGCCGCCAGTCGGCACGCGCAAGGGCTTTCCTGCCGGAGTGACGGTCCGGACTGGCAATGCTGGTGCCGTACAGGTCAGCGTCAAGGGAGCGGCGCCCAAGGCCCTGGGCGAAGCGGGTCAGGTCGTCAGCCGCCAGTTCTGA
- a CDS encoding ABC transporter permease — MNELFAQLLTTAFLVTFIRSVVPLLLTAMGGLFSERSGVVNIALEGLIIFGALAGAVSTLVLEPVVGAAAPWLGWLAGMLVGGLIAWVHAVVSIKYRADQVISGTAINLLAAGVPPVILTALFGSSTESPKVEQALPLWGIGDLRFSPPVFFAFLAVAATWYMLYRTPYGLRLRATGEQPGAAASMGVNVRRMRYSAVILSGILAGTAGVFLSIGNLDSYVRNISAGMGFIALAALIFGQWKPLGVLAATLLFGFLQALSITLGGTDLLPPTLVTALPYLITIIALIFTGRANAPKALGKPYEG; from the coding sequence ATGAACGAGCTTTTCGCACAACTCCTGACCACGGCCTTTCTGGTCACCTTTATCCGCAGTGTCGTTCCCCTGCTGCTGACCGCGATGGGCGGGCTGTTCAGCGAACGAAGCGGCGTCGTCAATATTGCCCTGGAAGGCCTGATCATCTTTGGCGCCCTGGCCGGCGCGGTCAGCACACTGGTCCTGGAGCCTGTGGTGGGCGCCGCCGCACCGTGGCTGGGCTGGCTGGCCGGCATGCTGGTGGGCGGCCTGATTGCCTGGGTACACGCCGTAGTCAGCATCAAATACCGCGCCGATCAGGTAATCAGCGGCACGGCCATCAACCTGCTGGCCGCCGGGGTGCCGCCGGTGATCCTGACCGCCCTGTTCGGCAGCAGCACCGAGAGCCCTAAGGTCGAGCAGGCGCTGCCCCTGTGGGGCATTGGTGACCTGCGCTTCTCGCCGCCGGTGTTTTTCGCGTTCCTGGCTGTGGCCGCCACGTGGTATATGCTTTACCGGACGCCTTACGGCCTGCGGCTGCGTGCCACCGGTGAACAGCCCGGCGCAGCAGCCAGCATGGGCGTGAACGTGCGACGGATGCGCTACAGCGCGGTAATTCTTTCGGGCATCCTGGCCGGCACGGCCGGGGTCTTCCTGAGCATCGGCAATCTGGACTCTTACGTACGCAACATCAGCGCCGGCATGGGCTTTATTGCGCTGGCCGCCCTGATCTTCGGGCAGTGGAAGCCGCTCGGGGTCCTGGCCGCCACGCTGCTGTTCGGCTTCCTGCAGGCGCTGAGCATCACGCTGGGAGGCACCGATCTGCTGCCCCCGACTCTGGTCACCGCCCTGCCCTACCTGATCACGATCATTGCGCTGATCTTCACCGGGCGTGCCAACGCCCCCAAGGCCCTGGGTAAGCCCTATGAAGGGTAG
- a CDS encoding ABC transporter permease: MTHDPHSRPSHTAARIALAAATTAAAGLLLFPLATLGRGFTADAALLHLSGSVLNLTSNPDAPLPAVGTTVTLGWLTLALLAATIFGAARRERWFWLTGLLSFLSALAAVLLLGGALNSEIARVAGDTTLRPGAKRQLRNFYDGGGMHLGLILPILGGLIAAGAGLSARPNVWDRLNRLRSLLVPAVAIALAVVVGALVVLIVQPAVNQSGQPLTLWGGWLAKSDLVYFVYSSLFAPVTSLNPLLDSLKLATPLIFTGLSVAFAFRTGLFNIGAPGQLTMGAIGAMLVGVYAPAALGWLLLPLSVVAAGAGGALWGAIPGLLKARFGSSEVINTIMLNYIASAVFIFLIGTERFPFLGRTYNLPFKAEGFEPRSQELQEAAHLPTLLELLNVGRNGTVALSIGLLVALAAFFVARQFLRGRSRSLIALVIALVAGALSWRIGIPVQVAGSQLNASFLIALACVALFGTLMWRTATGYALRAVGHSPKAAEYGGISVARGTILAMTLAGMFAGLAGTHYVNGGALDEYRLKGNMPVNVGFDGIAVALMGQSTPGGVVAASLLFGTIDTGGVDVDQKLDKVNKDIVTVLKALIVLFIAAGGFLSRKVLDPPPPQLDVPGTARAASGPEPLPNLGVTSTEVSNRAAPDHLPTPKDSQA, translated from the coding sequence GTGACCCACGACCCTCACTCGCGCCCTTCTCACACCGCGGCGCGCATCGCCCTGGCTGCGGCCACCACGGCGGCGGCCGGGCTGCTGCTGTTTCCCCTGGCCACGCTGGGCCGTGGCTTTACGGCTGACGCCGCGCTGCTGCATCTCAGCGGCTCCGTTCTGAACCTGACCTCCAATCCTGACGCACCCCTGCCAGCGGTGGGCACCACCGTGACCCTGGGCTGGCTGACACTGGCCCTGCTGGCCGCGACCATCTTCGGTGCGGCCCGGCGCGAGCGGTGGTTCTGGCTGACTGGCCTGCTGAGTTTCCTGTCTGCCCTGGCAGCCGTGCTGCTTCTGGGCGGCGCCCTGAACAGCGAAATTGCCCGCGTGGCCGGCGACACCACCCTACGACCCGGCGCCAAGCGGCAACTGCGCAATTTCTACGATGGTGGCGGCATGCACCTGGGACTGATCCTTCCCATCCTGGGTGGCCTGATCGCCGCCGGCGCCGGCCTGAGCGCCCGTCCGAACGTGTGGGACCGTCTGAACCGTCTTCGCAGCCTGCTGGTCCCCGCCGTCGCTATTGCCCTGGCGGTGGTGGTGGGCGCCCTGGTGGTCCTGATCGTCCAACCGGCCGTGAACCAGAGTGGGCAGCCACTCACGCTGTGGGGCGGCTGGCTGGCCAAAAGCGACCTGGTCTACTTCGTGTATTCCTCGCTGTTTGCGCCGGTGACCAGTCTCAACCCGCTGCTCGACAGCCTCAAGCTGGCCACGCCGCTGATCTTTACGGGCCTCAGCGTGGCGTTTGCCTTCCGCACCGGTCTGTTCAACATCGGCGCACCTGGGCAGCTCACCATGGGCGCCATCGGCGCCATGCTGGTTGGCGTGTACGCACCCGCAGCCCTAGGCTGGCTGCTGCTGCCCCTGAGCGTGGTGGCCGCCGGGGCCGGGGGCGCCCTGTGGGGCGCCATTCCGGGACTGCTCAAGGCCCGCTTCGGCTCCAGTGAAGTAATCAACACCATCATGCTCAATTACATCGCCTCGGCGGTGTTCATCTTCCTGATCGGCACCGAACGTTTTCCTTTCCTGGGACGTACGTACAATCTGCCTTTCAAGGCTGAGGGCTTCGAGCCCCGCAGTCAGGAACTGCAGGAAGCGGCGCACCTACCGACCCTGCTGGAACTGCTGAATGTCGGGCGTAACGGCACCGTCGCGCTGAGCATCGGTCTGCTTGTGGCCCTGGCGGCGTTCTTCGTTGCGCGTCAGTTCCTGCGCGGCCGTTCCCGGTCCCTGATCGCCCTGGTGATAGCTCTGGTGGCCGGCGCCCTGAGCTGGCGCATCGGCATTCCGGTGCAGGTGGCGGGCAGTCAGCTCAATGCCTCATTCCTGATCGCGCTGGCCTGCGTCGCGCTGTTCGGCACCCTGATGTGGCGTACGGCCACTGGCTACGCCCTGCGTGCGGTGGGGCACTCACCTAAGGCGGCGGAATACGGCGGGATCAGTGTGGCCCGCGGCACGATTCTGGCCATGACGCTGGCCGGAATGTTCGCAGGCCTGGCCGGCACCCACTACGTCAACGGCGGGGCGCTCGACGAGTACCGCCTGAAAGGCAACATGCCCGTCAACGTGGGCTTTGACGGTATCGCCGTGGCCCTGATGGGCCAGAGCACACCAGGCGGCGTGGTCGCGGCCAGTCTGCTGTTCGGAACCATCGACACCGGTGGCGTGGACGTGGACCAGAAGCTCGACAAGGTCAACAAGGACATCGTGACGGTGCTCAAGGCCCTGATCGTGCTCTTTATCGCGGCCGGTGGATTCCTCAGTCGCAAGGTCCTCGATCCGCCGCCTCCCCAGCTAGATGTGCCGGGAACGGCCAGGGCAGCTTCCGGGCCCGAGCCCCTGCCCAACCTGGGCGTCACCAGCACGGAGGTCAGCAACCGCGCTGCGCCAGACCACCTTCCTACCCCTAAGGACAGCCAGGCATGA
- the ndk gene encoding nucleoside-diphosphate kinase translates to MERTFAMIKPDGVRRGLTPEILARIARKGYRVVGLKQMVIARETAENHYAEHRERPFFGELVDFITGGPVVALALEGENAIAGWRAMMGATNPANAAPGTIRADFATTTGENVTHGSDSPGSAQRELALFFHDGELLA, encoded by the coding sequence ATGGAACGGACTTTTGCCATGATTAAGCCCGACGGCGTGCGCCGCGGCCTGACCCCCGAAATTCTCGCCCGCATTGCCAGGAAGGGCTACCGCGTGGTGGGCCTCAAGCAGATGGTGATCGCCCGCGAGACCGCCGAGAACCACTATGCGGAACACCGCGAGCGTCCCTTCTTCGGCGAACTGGTGGATTTCATCACCGGCGGACCTGTGGTGGCCCTTGCTCTGGAAGGGGAGAATGCCATTGCTGGCTGGCGCGCCATGATGGGGGCGACCAACCCGGCCAACGCTGCGCCCGGTACTATCCGCGCCGATTTTGCCACCACCACCGGCGAGAATGTCACGCACGGCAGTGACAGCCCCGGGAGTGCCCAGCGCGAACTGGCCCTGTTTTTCCACGACGGCGAACTGCTCGCCTGA
- a CDS encoding GGDEF domain-containing protein: protein MNTSGSILEQRFQAIRLNVVLAVAMAFVVFSAITNLVDPPPDLRTALGSPKTWLAATTLGAALICLYRPQTLNIAAGTLLALTMFSLPFEVRWHIDNQAIPMNMFVWLMVYLLCAYVVFGTRVGGVLNSVSVGIMLLALVSDPPTTPVLVSSWLTGLIVLSVLGVLGYSIIHFIEINLLLHVQDNARLRAARLDALTGVYGRGAIEEELKRSMSSAQQANTPVSIVVTDIDHFKCVNDLHGHNTGDDVLRAVAKCLRRNVGRMGGVVGRWGGEEFVVLLPGVSRTDALAVAEQLRREVSAIPLGGLPITASFGVAAFRGTGDSPEKMFGRADVAMYEAKRAGRNAVR, encoded by the coding sequence ATGAACACATCCGGGAGCATCCTCGAACAGCGGTTTCAGGCTATTCGCCTGAATGTTGTGCTGGCGGTCGCCATGGCCTTCGTGGTGTTTTCCGCCATCACCAACCTGGTCGATCCTCCCCCCGATCTGAGAACCGCGCTGGGCAGCCCCAAGACCTGGCTTGCTGCCACGACCCTGGGCGCCGCGCTGATCTGCTTGTACCGGCCGCAAACGCTGAACATCGCAGCCGGCACCCTGCTGGCCCTGACCATGTTCAGCCTGCCATTCGAGGTGCGCTGGCACATCGATAACCAGGCCATTCCCATGAACATGTTCGTGTGGCTGATGGTGTATCTGCTGTGCGCCTACGTGGTGTTCGGCACCCGGGTGGGCGGGGTGCTCAACAGTGTCAGCGTGGGCATCATGCTGCTGGCGCTGGTGTCGGACCCGCCCACCACGCCGGTGCTGGTGTCGTCCTGGTTGACCGGGTTGATCGTGTTAAGTGTGCTGGGGGTGCTGGGGTACTCGATTATCCACTTCATCGAGATCAACCTGCTGCTGCATGTCCAGGACAATGCCCGACTGCGTGCGGCGCGCCTGGACGCCCTGACTGGCGTTTATGGGCGGGGGGCCATCGAGGAGGAACTCAAGCGCTCCATGAGCTCGGCGCAGCAGGCCAATACGCCGGTCAGCATCGTGGTGACGGACATCGACCACTTCAAATGCGTCAACGACCTGCATGGCCACAACACAGGTGACGACGTGCTGCGCGCGGTGGCCAAGTGCCTGCGCCGGAACGTGGGTCGGATGGGCGGGGTGGTGGGCCGCTGGGGGGGCGAAGAGTTCGTGGTGCTGCTGCCTGGCGTCTCACGCACCGACGCGCTGGCGGTAGCCGAGCAGCTTCGCCGTGAGGTCAGCGCAATCCCGCTGGGTGGCCTGCCCATAACCGCCAGCTTTGGCGTGGCAGCCTTCCGGGGCACCGGGGACAGTCCCGAGAAGATGTTCGGCCGCGCGGATGTGGCGATGTACGAGGCCAAACGCGCCGGACGCAATGCCGTGCGCTGA
- a CDS encoding nitroreductase family protein, protein MTIAARPETLLIQGMLARRTTNGPFRPDPVSREHQHLLMRVAQAAPSHFNSQPWRFVLIENPQTIEEIARISGESMTELIEAGVFFERYRRYFRFSEAEMNERRDGIHIDHLPGPLRPFTRQVFSDAGLRLMRQLGVPRRLGEDNRRLVAGSPLLLAALLDKAEYRPGELSGFYSVFSLGAAIENIWNAVGALGMGIQFVSTPMEIPRQWQAIRSMLRVPDGLELMAIYRLGYLPDEDRRPAIDWSSRHRKHLEQFVSRETCDAPEFEPG, encoded by the coding sequence ATGACCATTGCCGCCCGGCCCGAGACCCTGCTGATCCAGGGAATGCTCGCGCGCCGCACCACCAACGGGCCCTTCCGGCCGGACCCGGTGAGCCGTGAGCACCAGCACCTGCTGATGCGCGTGGCCCAGGCCGCGCCGAGCCACTTCAACAGCCAGCCGTGGCGCTTTGTCCTGATCGAGAATCCGCAGACCATCGAAGAGATTGCCCGCATTTCCGGCGAGAGCATGACCGAGCTGATCGAGGCCGGCGTATTCTTCGAGCGCTACCGGCGCTATTTCCGCTTCAGCGAGGCCGAGATGAACGAGCGGCGCGACGGGATTCATATCGACCATCTGCCCGGACCGCTGCGCCCCTTTACCCGGCAGGTGTTCAGCGACGCCGGGCTGCGCCTGATGCGCCAGCTTGGGGTTCCACGCAGGCTGGGTGAGGACAACCGTAGGCTGGTGGCTGGCAGCCCCCTGCTTCTGGCGGCGCTGCTCGACAAGGCGGAATACCGCCCTGGTGAACTCAGCGGTTTTTACAGCGTGTTCAGTCTGGGAGCTGCCATCGAGAACATCTGGAACGCAGTGGGCGCCCTGGGGATGGGCATCCAGTTTGTCAGCACGCCCATGGAAATCCCTCGGCAATGGCAGGCCATCCGCAGCATGCTGCGCGTGCCGGACGGGCTGGAGCTTATGGCCATCTACCGGCTGGGGTATCTGCCGGACGAGGACCGGCGACCGGCCATCGACTGGAGCAGCCGCCACCGCAAGCACCTGGAGCAGTTCGTCTCCCGCGAAACCTGCGACGCACCCGAGTTCGAACCCGGCTGA